From Corvus cornix cornix isolate S_Up_H32 chromosome 1A, ASM73873v5, whole genome shotgun sequence, a single genomic window includes:
- the LOC104696466 gene encoding zinc finger protein 572-like isoform X2: protein MEPPMESIFSIFQSPGRSDPAGYPGDCVLGDNEDEKGFPEDLKQEELPQVREAQSPERRAACDDSPHKKRDSRKHILSTDGKKLRWEEKPFKCPECGKAFKGHCRLLTHLQIHSREKVFVCAECGKSFSRKANLVVHQRVHTGETPYKCKECEKTFSRASTLLAHHKTHLKKKTFSCTTCRKSFSRNTALLQHQRVHADEKPHRRSEHGNSFSVSSNTIKHQQLRDRPSEHTADANQPEFTSLRQKEEQRCGAEESQMDHWNLVSEELKKMRANMDMLLLNQQSQLQVLQEIQKQLNTLLPGNALLNSNVYGLGLLLGQQMAAAASISCPLLNPSSLLSYEGASALSLSSASGALPAPQLPISQDSVTAAACSALCCKRV, encoded by the exons ATGGAGCCGCCAATGGAGtccatattttccattttccagagCCCCGGGAGGAGTGATCCTGCAGGATATCCAG GGGACTGCGTTTTGGGGGACAATGAGGACGAGAAAGGCTTCCCTGAAGACCTTAAGCAAGAGGAACTGCCTCAGGTACGTGAAGCCCAGAGCCCAGAGAGGAGGGCAGCCTGTGATGATTCCCCTCACAAAAAAAGAGACTCCAGGAAACACATCCTCAGCACTGATGGCAAGAAACTGCGCTGGGAAGAGAAACCCTTCAAGTGTCCAGAATGCGGGAAGGCCTTCAAGGGCCACTGCAGGCTCCTGACCCACCTGCAAATCCATTCAAGAGAAaaggtgtttgtgtgtgcagaatgtgggaagagcttcagcaGGAAGGCCAACCTGGTGGTCCACCAGAGAGTCCATACAGGGGAGACGCCCTACAAGTGCAAGGAATGTGAGAAAACCTTCAGCCGTGCCTCGACCCTCCTTGCTCACCACAAAACccatctgaaaaagaaaaccttctcCTGCACCACGTGCAGAAAGAGCTTCAGTAggaacacagctctgctgcagcatcagagAGTCCACGCAGATGAGAAACCCCATAGGCGTTCAGAGCATGGAAATAGCTTCAGTGTGAGCTCAAACACCATCAAACACCAACAGCTGAGAGACAGGCCCAGTGAACACACAGCAG ATGCAAACCAACCTGAATTTACATCTCTTCGgcagaaggaagagcaaaggTGTGGTGCAGAGGAAAGCCAGATGGATCACTGGAATCTTGTTTCTGAAGAGT tgaagaaaatgaggGCAAATATGGATATGCTTCTCCTGAATCAGCAAAGTCAACTGCAGGTGCTTCAGGAAATTCAGAAGCAATTAAATACACTGCTCCCAGGCAATGCTCTCCTGAATTCCAACGTTTATGGCTTAGGACTCCTGCTAGGACAGCAGatggctgctgcagcatctATTTCTTGCCCCCTTCTTAATCCCAGCAGTCTCCTCTCCTATGAAGGTGCCAGTGCCTTATCCCTTTCATCTGCCTCTGGAGCTCTGCCTGCACCTCAGCTCCCAATCTCTCAAGATTCTGTGactgctgcagcctgctcaGCTTTGTGCTGTAAGCGCGTGTGA
- the LOC104696466 gene encoding zinc finger protein 572-like isoform X1 gives MPGWGRMPCQAEARFAVVFWVSFCCGFPPPLLKSASPVHWERRAASTLPGFLTGDCVLGDNEDEKGFPEDLKQEELPQVREAQSPERRAACDDSPHKKRDSRKHILSTDGKKLRWEEKPFKCPECGKAFKGHCRLLTHLQIHSREKVFVCAECGKSFSRKANLVVHQRVHTGETPYKCKECEKTFSRASTLLAHHKTHLKKKTFSCTTCRKSFSRNTALLQHQRVHADEKPHRRSEHGNSFSVSSNTIKHQQLRDRPSEHTADANQPEFTSLRQKEEQRCGAEESQMDHWNLVSEELKKMRANMDMLLLNQQSQLQVLQEIQKQLNTLLPGNALLNSNVYGLGLLLGQQMAAAASISCPLLNPSSLLSYEGASALSLSSASGALPAPQLPISQDSVTAAACSALCCKRV, from the exons ATGCCAGGATGGGGCCGGATGCCATGCCAGGCCGAGGCAAGGTTTGCGGTGGTGTTCTGGGTTTCTTTCTGCTGCGGTTTTCCACCTCCTCTTTTAAAATCAGCCAGTCCAGTTCATTGGGAGCGACgggcagccagcacacttccAGGATTTCTGACAG GGGACTGCGTTTTGGGGGACAATGAGGACGAGAAAGGCTTCCCTGAAGACCTTAAGCAAGAGGAACTGCCTCAGGTACGTGAAGCCCAGAGCCCAGAGAGGAGGGCAGCCTGTGATGATTCCCCTCACAAAAAAAGAGACTCCAGGAAACACATCCTCAGCACTGATGGCAAGAAACTGCGCTGGGAAGAGAAACCCTTCAAGTGTCCAGAATGCGGGAAGGCCTTCAAGGGCCACTGCAGGCTCCTGACCCACCTGCAAATCCATTCAAGAGAAaaggtgtttgtgtgtgcagaatgtgggaagagcttcagcaGGAAGGCCAACCTGGTGGTCCACCAGAGAGTCCATACAGGGGAGACGCCCTACAAGTGCAAGGAATGTGAGAAAACCTTCAGCCGTGCCTCGACCCTCCTTGCTCACCACAAAACccatctgaaaaagaaaaccttctcCTGCACCACGTGCAGAAAGAGCTTCAGTAggaacacagctctgctgcagcatcagagAGTCCACGCAGATGAGAAACCCCATAGGCGTTCAGAGCATGGAAATAGCTTCAGTGTGAGCTCAAACACCATCAAACACCAACAGCTGAGAGACAGGCCCAGTGAACACACAGCAG ATGCAAACCAACCTGAATTTACATCTCTTCGgcagaaggaagagcaaaggTGTGGTGCAGAGGAAAGCCAGATGGATCACTGGAATCTTGTTTCTGAAGAGT tgaagaaaatgaggGCAAATATGGATATGCTTCTCCTGAATCAGCAAAGTCAACTGCAGGTGCTTCAGGAAATTCAGAAGCAATTAAATACACTGCTCCCAGGCAATGCTCTCCTGAATTCCAACGTTTATGGCTTAGGACTCCTGCTAGGACAGCAGatggctgctgcagcatctATTTCTTGCCCCCTTCTTAATCCCAGCAGTCTCCTCTCCTATGAAGGTGCCAGTGCCTTATCCCTTTCATCTGCCTCTGGAGCTCTGCCTGCACCTCAGCTCCCAATCTCTCAAGATTCTGTGactgctgcagcctgctcaGCTTTGTGCTGTAAGCGCGTGTGA